Proteins encoded in a region of the Melospiza georgiana isolate bMelGeo1 chromosome 2, bMelGeo1.pri, whole genome shotgun sequence genome:
- the DDX3X gene encoding ATP-dependent RNA helicase DDX3X, with protein MSHVAVENALGLDQQFSGLDLNSSDSQSEGSSTSKGRYIPPHLRNREASKQGFDSGGWSSRRDKDAYSSFGARSDRDSKSSFFDRGTGSRGGRYEERGRGGDYDRSGFGRFDRGGGNSRWCDKSDEDDWSKPLPPSERLEQELFSGSNTGINFEKYDDIPVEATGSNCPPHIESFSDVDMGEIIMGNIELTRYTRPTPVQKHAIPIIKEKRDLMACAQTGSGKTAAFLLPILSQIYADGPGDALRAMKENGRYGRRKQYPISLVLAPTRELAVQIYEEARKFAYRSRVRPCVVYGGADIGQQIRDLERGCHLLVATPGRLVDMMERGKIGLDFCKYLVLDEADRMLDMGFEPQIRRIVEQDTMPPKGVRHTMMFSATFPKEIQMLARDFLDEYIFLAVGRVGSTSENITQKVVWVEEPDKRSFLLDLLNATGKDSLTLVFVETKKGADALEDFLYHEGYACTSIHGDRSQRDREEALHQFRSGKSPILVATAVAARGLDISNVKHVINFDLPSDIEEYVHRIGRTGRVGNLGLATSFFNERNINITKDLLDLLVEAKQEVPSWLENMAYEQHHKGGGSRGRSKSSRFSGGFGARDYRTSSGFGSSSSSSSRSTSSRSGGSGSRGFGGGGYGGFYNSDGYGGNYNSQGVDWWGN; from the exons ATGAGTCATGTGGCGGTGGAAAATGCCCTCGGTCTAGACCAGCAG TTTTCTGGTCTAGACTTGAATTCCTCAGACTCTCAGAGTGAAGGAAGTTCTACAAGCA AAGGCCGATACATTCCTCCTCACTTGCGGAACAGGGAGGCTTCAAAACAGG gTTTCGACAGCGGCGGCTGGAGCTCCAGGCGAGACAAGGATGCCTACAGCAGCTTCGGCGCGCGCTCCGACCGCGACTCCAAGTCCAGCTTCTTCGACCGCGGCACCGGCTCCAGAGGAGGGAG ATACGAGGAGCGTGGCAGAGGCGGGGACTATGACCGGAGTGGCTTCGGCAGATTTGACCGTGGCGGCGGGAACAGCCGCTGGTGTGACAAATCCGATGAGGATGACTGGTCTAAGCCTCTCCCCCCGAGTGAACGCCTAGAACA GGAACTCTTTTCAGGAAGCAATACTGGCATTAACTTTGAGAAATATGATGATATTCCTGTTGAAGCAACAGGCAGCAACTGTCCTCCACATATTGAAAGT TTCAGTGATGTTGATATGGGAGAAATCATCATGGGAAACATTGAACTCACACGCTACACCCGTCCTACTCCAGTCCAGAAACATGCAATACCTATTATTaaagaaaagagagatttaATGGCCTGTGCTCAGACAG GGTCTGGGAAAACAGCTGCATTTCTTCTACCAATACTGAGCCAGATATATGCAGATGGTCCTGGTGATGCCTTGAGAGCAATGAAG gagaATGGGAGGTATGGGCGCCGTAAGCAATATCCAATCTCACTGGTCTTGGCTCCCACTAGAGAATTGGCTGTGCAGATCTATGAGGAAGCCAGAAAG TTTGCATACCGCTCCAGAGTTCGCCCCTGTGTTGTGTATGGTGGTGCAGACATTGGCCAGCAGATCCGTGACTTAGAACGTGGGTGTCACTTGCTTGTAGCAACTCCAGGACGACTGGTTGATATGATGGAGAGAGGAAAGATTGGACTGGATTTCTGCAA GTACCTAGTCCTTGATGAAGCTGACAGAATGCTTGACATGGGGTTTGAGCCTCAAATTCGTCGAATTGTTGAACAAGATACTATGCCACCAAAGGGGGTTCGTCACACCATGATGTTCAGTGCTACTTTCCCCAAGGAAATCCAG ATGCTTGCTCGTGACTTCCTTGATGAATACATCTTTCTGGCTGTTGGCAGAGTAGGTTCTACATCTGAGAACATCACACAGAAAGTAGTATGGGTGGAAGAGCCAGACAAACGATCGTTCCTGCTTGACCTGCTAAATGCCACAG gtaaAGATTCCTTgactctggtgtttgtggaaaCTAAAAAGGGGGCAGATGCTCTCGAGGACTTCCTGTACCACGAAGGCTATGCCTGCACAAGTATCCACGGAGATCGCtcccagagggacagagaggaagCACTGCACCAGTTCCGCTCTGGCAAGAGCCCCATTCTTGTTGCCACAGCA GTAGCAGCAAGAGGATTGGATATCTCAAATGTAAAGCATGTCATAAACTTTGACTTGCCGAGTGACATTGAGGAGTACGTCCATCGCATTGGCCGTACAGGCCGTGTAGGAAACCTTG GTCTTGCCACTTCATTCTTCAATGAGAGGAACATAAACATTACAAAGGACTTGCTTGATCTCCTTGTGGAGGCTAAGCAAGAAGTACCATCTTGGCTGGAGAACATGGCCTATGAGCAGCATCACAAAGGAGGAGGCAGCCGTGGGCGATCTAAGAG CAGTCGGTTCAGCGGAGGCTTCGGGGCCAGGGACTACCGGACGAGCAGCGGCTtcggcagcagcagctccagcagcagccgctCCACCAGCAGCCGCAGCGGCggcagtggcagcaggggctTCGGAG GTGGTGGTTATGGAGGCTTCTACAACAGTGATGGATATGGAGGAAACTATAACTCCCAGGGGGTGGACTGGTGGGGCAACTGA